The following coding sequences are from one Danio rerio strain Tuebingen ecotype United States chromosome 21, GRCz12tu, whole genome shotgun sequence window:
- the cryba1b gene encoding crystallin, beta A1b codes for MALTNPMSMPMGPWKITVYDQEHFQGRRCEFTACCQNIMEYGMETVRSLKVECGAWVGFEHSTFNGQQFILEKGDYPCWEAWSGNNAYRIERLISFRPIYSAMHSDSRMMLFDCENMTGKQWEVCNDYPSLQGMGWCNNEVRSIQVMSGAFVCYQYPGYRGYQYLMECDCHGGEYRHYREYGCHAQTPQIQSIRRIQH; via the exons ATGGCTCTGACAAACCCTATGTCAATGCCCATGGGACCATGGAAG aTCACCGTTTATGACCAGGAGCATTTCCAGGGCAGGCGTTGTGAATTCACCGCCTGCTGCCAGAACATTATGGAGTACGGCATGGAGACCGTTCGCTCCCTGAAAGTGGAGTGTGGCGC TTGGGTTGGTTTTGAGCACTCCACCTTTAACGGGCAGCAGTTTATCCTGGAGAAGGGAGATTATCCATGCTGGGAGGCCTGGAGCGGCAACAACGCCTATCGCATCGAGAGACTCATTTCCTTCCGGCCCATTTATTCTGCT ATGCACAGCGACTCCCGCATGATGCTTTTCGACTGTGAGAACATGACTGGAAAGCAGTGGGAGGTGTGCAATGACTACCCTTCCCTGCAGGGTATGGGATGGTGCAACAACGAGGTCCGTTCCATCCAGGTCATGAGTGGCGC TTTTGTATGCTACCAGTATCCTGGTTACCGTGGTTACCAGTACCTGATGGAGTGCGACTGCCACGGAGGCGAGTACAGGCACTACAGGGAGTACGGCTGCCACGCTCAGACCCCTCAGATCCAGTCTATCCGCAGGATCCAGCACTAA